A part of Rattus rattus isolate New Zealand chromosome 4, Rrattus_CSIRO_v1, whole genome shotgun sequence genomic DNA contains:
- the LOC116899136 gene encoding Friend virus susceptibility protein 1-like — protein sequence MNLLSIWNRYFNSPAPSATEATLVTPSPGSSESTESPWCELYYKLREINDFDYPDLPIVSTDGLGDLVYETFDRLGENKGNTAAGWLLLISLDKLIKDRNELQLKINQLQNMVKDNKELNDKIDHLQMLINNLKVSKCALEENLLSSSHKARVMENQTKALIIRLAELQGKFKSQPQRVSAGKVRALIGKEWDPITWDGDVWEDPVEAENLEFSDSQGFTSSEEMVPSAPPLEILPFVPFTEELNPSLSIKPAVISSQRNARQDNTDVPQSPKIVASRPITRLKAKQVPRRVVESVVHEEVYYTTKELNEFAKSFKQKSGEYVWEWILRVWDNGGRNIKLDQAEFIDMGPLSRDSRFNMEARRVQQGVRTLFEWLAEAFIKRWPTEKELEMPDIPWLSVDEGILRLREIAMLEWIHYPNPPQWEGPEDMPFTNPIRRKLVRGAPAHLKSFVLSLLLVPNLRVGDAAAQLDELNAMDLIGPWGSSNQVVALNHQRQDDHNYCTGSTDNTMFIMA from the coding sequence ATGAATCTTCTAAGTATCTGGAATAGGTATTTCAATTCACCAGCGCCTTCAGCTACTGAAGCCACTCTAGTCACCCCCtctcctgggagctcagagagTACTGAAAGCCCTTGGTGTGAACTATACTACAAACTTAGAGAGATAAATGACTTTGATTATCCCGACTTACCAATTGTGAGTACTGATGGATTAGGTGACCTTGTATATGAAACTTTTGACAGGTTGGGGGAAAATAAGGGAAATACTGCTGCTGGTTGGTTGCTTTTAATATCTCTTGATAAACTGATAAAGGATAGGAATGAGCTCCAGCTTAAAATTAACCAACTTCAGAACATGGTGAAGGACAACAAAGAACTTAATGATAAAATTGACCACCTTCAGATGCTCATAAACAATCTAAAGGTTTCCAAGTGTGCCctggaagagaatcttctctccagcagccacaAAGCTCGAGTTAtggaaaatcaaaccaaagcTCTCATTATAAGGTTAGCTGAATTACAGGGAAAATTCAAGTCCCAGCCTCAGAGGGTGTCAGCAGGTAAAGTAAGGGCATTAATTGGTAAAGAATGGGATCCTATAACTTGGGATGGGGATGTGTGGGAGGACCCTGTTGAAGCCGAGAACTTAGAATTCTCAGATTCTCAAGGGTTTACCTCATCTGAGGAAATGgtaccctcagccccaccccttgaAATACTGCCATTTGTACCTTTCACTGAGGAACTTAATCCTTCGTTGTCTATTAAACCAGCAGTGATTAGCTCTCAAAGAAATGCCAGACAAGATAATACTGATGTCCCTCAGAGCCCCAAAATAGTTGCCTCTAGACCTATAACAAGACTTAAGGCAAAGCAGGTTCCTAGAAGGGTGGTAGAAAGTGTGGTCCATGAGGAGGTGTACTATACTACTaaggagcttaatgagtttgctaagtcattcaagcagaagtctggggaatatgtatgggaatggattttaagggtgtgggataatggtggaaggaacataaaactagatcaggctgagtttattgacATGGGCCCTCTGAGTagagattctaggtttaatatggaagctcGCAGAGTTCAACAAGGTGTCAGAACTTTGTTTGAATGGCTGGctgaagcatttattaaaagatggcctactgaaaaggagttggagatgcctgatatcccttggcttagtgttgatgaagggattttaaggctcagggaaattgcaatgcTAGAGTGGATACACTATCCTaatcctccacaatgggaaggcccagaagataTGCCCTTCACGAATCCTATAAGACGCAAACTGGTGAGAGgggcaccagcacatttgaagagttttgttCTCTCCCTTTTGCTTGTGCCAAACCTTAGGgttggagatgctgctgctcaattggatgaattaaatgcaatggaCCTAATTGGGCCCTGGGGTAGCAGCAACCAGGTGGTAGCATTGAATCACCAGAGACAAGATGATCATAACTATTGTACAGGCAGCACAGATAACACAATGTTCATAATGGCATGA